One segment of Solanum lycopersicum chromosome 1, SLM_r2.1 DNA contains the following:
- the LOC101247053 gene encoding cytochrome P450 704B1, with protein MGLLTLLACLVLSWKFINTYRQKNKKGPINWPIVGAGLEQWVNFDRMHDWLVEYLAQSPTVVVPAMTTTYTYIAHPTNVEHVLKTNFDNYPKGEVYHSYMEVLLGDGIFNVDGELWRKQRKTASFEFASKNLRDFNTVVFRDYSLKLFNILNQASLKNEHVDMQDLLMRMTLDSICKVGFGVEIGTLNPNLPENSFAKAFDAANVIVTLRFIDPLWKIKQFLNIGSEAILDQSIKKIDDFTYSVIRKRKAELETNDKINKHDILSRFIELGKDPENNITDKSLRDIVLNFVIAGRDTTATTLSWAIYMIMTHEHVAEKLYAELKSLEQVRAKEENVTLHQYDTEDHVSADSRAIQFAGLLNYDSLSKLYYLHAVITETLRLYPAVPQDPKGILEDDVLPDGTKLKAGGMVTYVPYSMGRMEYNWGSDAASFNPERWLKDGVFQNASPFKFTAFQGGPRICLGKDSAYLQMKMALAILCRFYKFKLVPGHLVKYRMMTILSMEHGLKLTVSLRS; from the exons ATGGGATTATTAACTTTATTAGCTTGTTTGGTTTTGTCTTGGAAATTCATCAATACATAtaggcaaaaaaataaaaaaggccCAATAAATTGGCCTATTGTTGGGGCAGGCTTAGAACAATGGGTGAATTTTGATAGGATGCATGATTGGTTGGTTGAGTATTTGGCTCAATCCCCAACTGTTGTTGTTCCTGCCATGACTACAACTTATACTTACATTGCTCATCCAACTAATGTTGAACATGTTCTCAAAacaaattttgataattatcCAAAG GGTGAAGTGTACCATTCATATATGGAAGTTTTACTTGGAGATGGTATCTTTAATGTGGATGGTGAGCTTTGGAGGAAACAAAGGAAGACTGCTAGCTTTGAGTTTGCTTCAAAGAATTTAAGGGATTTCAATACTGTTGTTTTTAGGGACTATAGCCTTAAACTTTTTAACATTCTCAATCAAGCATCTTTGAAGAATGAGCATGTAGACATGCAG GATCTATTGATGAGGATGACTCTAGACTCAATATGTAAGGTGGGATTTGGTGTAGAGATAGGAACATTGAACCCAAATTTACCAGAAAATAGCTTTGCAAAGGCATTTGATGCTGCAAATGTCATTGTCACACTAAGATTCATTGATCCTTTGTGGAAAATCAAGCAATTTCTCAACATTGGATCAGAAGCAATCCTTGATcaaagtattaaaaaaattgatgatttcaCATATTCTGTCATAAGAAAAAGGAAGGCAGAGTTAGAAACAAATGACAAA ATTAATAAGCATGACATATTGTCAAGATTCATTGAGCTAGGAAAAGACCCTGAGAACAATATAACTGATAAAAGCCTGAGGGATATTGTCCTGAATTTTGTTATCGCGGGTCGTGATACGACAGCAACGACTCTGTCTTGGGCTATATACATGATTATGACTCACGAGCACGTAGCTGAGAAGCTGTACGCGGAGCTGAAGTCGTTGGAACAAGTCCGTGCTAAAGAAGAGAACGTGACGTTGCATCAGTATGACACGGAGGATCATGTATCTGCCGATTCGAGAGCCATTCAATTTGCTGGGCTCCTGAATTATGATTCATTGTCAAAATTGTACTATCTACATGCTGTGATTACAGAGACTCTTAGATTGTACCCTGCTGTTCCTCAG GATCCAAAGGGAATATTGGAAGATGATGTTTTACCAGATGGAACAAAGTTAAAGGCAGGAGGAATGGTGACCTATGTACCTTATTCTATGGGAAGAATGGAATACAATTGGGGTTCTGATGCAGCTTCATTCAATCCTGAGAGATGGCTTAAAGATGGGGTTTTCCAAAATGCATCTCCATTCAAATTCACCGCTTTCCAG GGAGGGCCAAGGATATGCCTAGGGAAGGATTCAGCATATCTTCAGATGAAAATGGCACTTGCAATTTTGTGTAGATTCTATAAATTCAAGTTGGTGCCTGGCCATCTAGTCAAGTACAGGATGATGACAATTTTATCAATGGAACATGGATTAAAGCTTACAGTTTCACTGAGATCTTGA